One Danio aesculapii chromosome 22, fDanAes4.1, whole genome shotgun sequence genomic window carries:
- the atp6ap2 gene encoding renin receptor, which yields MLLRHDARRHAAGPGHVTGVARKRSPSENRPEMNRIIMNTVFAFIGLLSGVLGDSLTVLRSPQYVTFRDEQWPISGEKIPDLVSLTMGFSVREDLDWPGLAAGSLFQRPRANALIVVRGIDSLDFPKNVSSYPLENPVPFTLDSVANTVHTLFADSTPVVLQLAPSEERLYMMGMANTVFEDLPVTLQQIRGRLSQDGSVLTSLPLVSLSRNNEADLLFLSEVQVLYDISALLQKHKHLAKDPAPDLYSLELAGLEEIVRRYSTDSPQYTDATRILTIALQKFADDVSSVYGNNAVVEVVTVKTFEVPLTRKSRSILESKQISNPGSPYNLAYKYNFDYAVIFNIILWLMIVLALAVIATSYNLWNMDPGYDSIIYRMTNQKIRMD from the exons ATGTTGTTGCGTCATGACGCACGACGTCACGCGGCAGGCCCTGGTCATGTGACTGGTGTTGCGAGGAAGCGCAGTCCATCAGAAAATCGTCCCGAGATGAATCGAATAATCATGAACACCGTATTTGCCTTTATAGGACTTTTATCAG GTGTTTTGGGGGACAGTTTGACAGTTCTGCGTAGCCCTCAGTATGTGACTTTTCGGGATGAGCAGTGGCCCATATCGGGTGAAAAGATCCCAGATTTAGTTTCTCTGACCATGGGCTTCTCTGTTCGTGAG GATCTCGATTGGCCAGGTCTGGCTGCTGGCTCACTGTTCCAGCGTCCTCGTGCTAACGCTCTGATCGTTGTGCGTGGCATCGACAGCTTGGACTTTCCGAAAAACGTTTCCTCTTACCCTCTCGAAAAT CCGGTTCCGTTCACTCTGGACAGTGTGGCGAATACAGTTCACACTCTGTTTGCTGACAGCACGCCTGTGGTCTTACAGCTTGCCCCCAGTGAAGAG AGGCTGTATATGATGGGAATGGCCAACACAGTCTTTGAGGATCTTCCCGTCACTCTGCAGCAGATTCGTGGACGTCTGTCCCAGGACGGATCCGTTCTCACATCCCTTCCTCTCGTCTCTCTCAGCCGCAACAATGAG GCTGATCTTCTGTTCCTCTCTGAGGTTCAGGTGCTGTATGACATCTCAGCTCTG TTGCAGAAACACAAGCATCTGGCCAAAGATCCTGCTCCTGATCTTTACTCTCTGGAGCTGGCGGGACTGGAGGAGATCGTCCGCCGCTACAGCACAGACTCGCCTCAGTACACCGACGCCACCAGGATCCTCACAATTGCTTTGCAGAAG TTTGCAGATGACGTCTCCAGTGTTTACGGAAACAATGCGGTTGTAGAAGTCGTGACCGTGAAGACATTTGAAGTCCCTCTTACCAGAAAATCACGCTCCATTCTCGAGTCCAAGCAGATC AGTAACCCTGGAAGCCCCTACAATCTGGCCTACAAGTACAACTTTGACTATGCTGTGATCTTTAACATCATCCTGTGGCTAATGATCGTGTTAGCATTAGCCGTCATCGCTACCTCCTACAACCTCTGGAACATGGATCCAGGATACGATAGCATCATCTACAGGATGACCAATCAGAAGATCCGAATGGACTGA